From the Triticum urartu cultivar G1812 chromosome 4, Tu2.1, whole genome shotgun sequence genome, the window CTGTAGGGAGCAGGGGAAAACCATTAGGCAGGTTTGGATGGTGAGACTCTAAAACTCACATTCAAGAGGTCCTTCCCCCTATACTAACAGACTCATGGTATGAGCTAGAAGCTATTGCAAAAAGCGTTGTGTTCACCGGGATGGAGAGAACAGAGTAGAGGGGCACCGCAGGGAGGGGATGGGACAGCCGGCTCAGGGGAGGAATTGAttgattgtgtgtgtgtgtgtgtgtgtgtgtgtgtgtgtgtgtgtgagagagagagagagagagagagagagagagagatgagggCTATGGGATAGAGCGGCGGCCCGGGCCAATGGGGTGGGGAGAGGCCGTGGCTCAATGCCGTCAAGGGAGGTCGGGGGAGCGGGAGCCGGGCAGCCCGCCATGCTACTTGCTTGCTCCTGCTGCCGACAGCGTTGCCATTACCTGGGAGACCCTGTTGTCATATTCGTGTTGTTTCGCGTGGGGAgatagagagagggagagggatttTGAGACGAGGACGTGGTGGTAGGAGAAAGAGGCTCGGGTGCTTCGCAAAGCATCTAATTCGACGGCGAGAAAATATCACGGCGAACTTGTCAAAATAATCAAGACACACACGAAAAAACTTACCCTAATCTGTCCTAAAAAAGAGAGAACTTACCCCAATCTGCCTCTAAAAAACTGTAGCAAAACAGCTGTTAAGCTGTGATAAATCTGAATTGTTCTAGTAAGAAAAACTCAAAAAACTGTAAAAATTCAAATCCCACACCTTTTAATTTTTGTATTATTCACATTTGTGATTCAAAAAAAGGTCACTGTTATTCGTATTCTTGTCGGGTCATGCTACCTGTTACTGTGCTGAAGCTGGCGTCGATGTCGCGTATGATTGTTTGAGGCACCCTCGATTTATGTCACCGTATATCATCATCATTACCGATATGACAGGTTGGGTGTATACGTGCAATCCCTGACAACGACTATAGTAAATTTTGTCTTGACTTGCTTGCACACCTGCATAGTACTAGTAGTAACGTGTTTTTATTGGAGGGAAGAGGTAGTAAACGTGTTGCTCGTAGTTCAGATTATTATTACTACGGCGATCAAATATGTGTCCAATTCAAATAAGGTTAGCCTACACCAGTACGATAAAAAAAAAGGTTAGCCTACACCAGTTTGATACGCGGCACATTGCACATGCCACGGAGCGAGAGCAAGACCACTAATTCGGTTGATGTAGCTAGGTTGATTGGAAGTAATGATTGTTTTGATTAATTACAGAGGAATCAAGTAGTGCAAATCAATTGACCACAACACTTCGGGGGCAACTCTAACTTGTACTCCTATTTGTTTTTCCTGAAATGGAGGCGACAGAGTAGCCTCGTCTATTAATGAAGAAAAAGAAAGTTGTCTAGTTAATTAATGAGAGAATCCGGCAAAAATTGTCACGATATGCTAAGCGTCACACATAAGATACCTCTTATGCAACACTACGAAGAAAGCCTCACCGAGATAGCACAATAACATCATCGTCATCACTTATCCTCGAGTACACGTCATCGCCACCCTTTCTTCCTGAGCAAGCGACTCCTATTTGCCGTAGACGACCGCCGACACAGCCCACATCGTGAGTCACATGAAGGTCCATGTCAATCACTAAGCCGCCGACACCGAGGATAACACGTTTTCGATTCTAGCTGAGATCTTTGCACAGGAACTATTCAATTATGGCACCACTAAAGATCAACTGATCAGACCACTTACTGCTTGTCTTATCATCGTCACAGGGACTCTGCCCCTGCATCTCCGACTTCATAGCAACAACCAATATAAGGTGATTCCGCAGACACACCAAGAAGAGCTAACTTCCACAACCATTGCCACGATCCAACAACATCTCCAAAGACGATGACCACAAGGAAGGATACAACTCCATAGCGCCGCTATCGTCTAATTGAACAgacctagggtttcccccaaaaCTGTAAAGGATGTGGCTGAGGGTAACACCTCGAAGTTGCCAACAAAAGGAAAAGACGCTCGCAAGCGTCGTCATCGTCGACTCCAGTCATGACCGGAGAAATGACTTTCACCCTGGTCAACCTCCCAAGCCACGCACCATGTATCCATAAGCCCACCTGCGAGCCCCCATGGCCAGATCCGGATCCAACCCTCCATCACCACCTCCACGAGCCCCGCCGAAGCGCACCCACTGTCACCGCACCGCCCGCCGCCTTGTAAATATTTAAGTCGGTGATTGTATGTCCACTCATTTTTTCCGACCTTTCTTGTTTCATCCAAACCACCAAACCTATGAACCCGTCGCCTTGTAAATATTTAAGTCGGTGATTGTCTGTCCATTCATTTTTCCGACCTTTCTTGTTTCATCCAAACCACCAAACCTATGAGCTACCAACAAACAACCATCTACCGTGTCATCCTAATTCCTATGTCTCCCTTCCTATTGCCTCCCACTATCCAATGTCTCTCATGTGATCTCCAGTCTCCAACAAACcggttcaaaattcaaattcaacaATAGCCACCTTTAGTGGTGTCAAAGCTCGAGAATGAACCTTTGCAACCAACCAAGGTCCATCTAGTctatatgttggggaacgttgcagaaaacaaaaaatttcctacggtttcaccaagatccatctaggagttcatctagcaacgagtgattggattgcatctacatacctttgtagatcacgcgcggaagcgttcaaagaacggggatgaggaaggcgtactcgacgtgatccaaatcaccggagatcctaccgccgaacggacggcacctccgcgttcaacacacgtacggtcagcgtaacgtctcctccttcttgatccagcaagggggaaggagaggttgaggaagacggctccagcagcagcacgacggcgtggtggtgatggagctgcagtactccggcagggcttcgccaagcactatggaggaggaggaggtgttggagagggagagggaggcaccaaagatcaaggtaagaagtcctccatctccccactatatataggagggccaaggggggggcgccggccctaggagatccaatctcctaggggggtgcggccaaggggaggaatccctcctccccaaggcacctaggggtgccttccccctttgggactcttccctccttgaaaccctaggcgcatgggcctcttggggctggtgcccttggcccatgtaggccaaggcgcaccccctacagcccatgtggccccccgggacaggtggccccacccggtggacccccgggaccctttcggtggtcccggtacaataccggtgaccccgaaacttgtcccgatgcccgaaatagcatttcctatatataattctttacctccggaccattccggaactcctcgtgacgtccgggatctcatccgggactccgaacaacattcgggttactgcatatacatatccctataaccctagcgtcaccgaaccttaagtgtgtagaccctacaggttcgggagacatgtagacatgaccgagatcgctcgccggtcaataaccaacagcgggatctggatacccatgttggctcccacatgctcctcgatgatctcatcggatgaaccacgatgtcgaggattcaagcaaccccgtatacaattccctttgtcaatcggtatgttacttgcccgagatctgatcgtcggtatcccaatacctcgttcaatctcgttaccggcaagtcactttactcgtaccgtaatgcatgatcccgtgaccagacacttggtcactttgagctcattatgatgatgcattaccgagtgggcccagtgatacctctccgtcatacggagtgacaaatcccagtcttgatccgtgtcaacccaacagacactttcggagatacccgtagtatacctttatagtcacccagttatgttgtgacgtttggcacacccaaagcactcctacggtatccgggagttacacgatctcatggtctaaggaaaagatacttgacattggaaaactctagcaaatgaactatacgatcttatgctatgtttaggattgggtcttgtccatcacatcattctcctaatgatgtgatctcgttatcaatgacatccaatgtccatagtcagaaaaccatgactatctgttgatcaacgagctagtcaactagaggcttactagggacatgttggtgtctattattcacacatgtattacgatttccggataacacaattatagcatgaataaagacaattatcatgaacaaggaaatataataataatgcttttattattgcctctaggataTATTTCCAACACTATATACATCATCTCAATTCGCCATGCACTGTTGCACATAATATTAGCTACAACATCACCTATAGTTCAAAAGAAAGAGAATGAATCAATTTGAAATATAAATTGAATAAAGTAGTGTCCACTTTACTTGTTATGGTTTCGTAGCATATCACAAGCATCTCACTCCTCATTTTCATCAATCACGGTCTCTTCAACCAAATTGGTGGTTTCATTCTATGGGGTACATCTATCGCACCAAAAACAAGTGAAACTTTTTTGACAATGAGAACAAGTCAAACTTCATGTAATACCGTTCCACAAATCCTCCTAGGATGCAACTAAAATATAGTTCGCATCAATTGGCAAGAATAAATCACAAAGTAATATCATCCATTATACCATTTCTAGGTTAATCAACACATCTACCTTCGCCATCATAATCTTCCTATTTTGAGTAGCCGGTGTTCATGGACCTTTCCAAATATTTATCACCCTATACCCGCAAATGAAATTTCTTAATGATGTGTTTTTTCTTTACAGATGTCCATATTATTTAGAGGGTAGTATCTTTTGAATGTTGGTTGCTTCGGTCTGACACGTCACCTTGAGGTGTTTATTCTCACTCCTCCCTATTTTCTGGGGATTTTTCGCGCCTAGCAAAAGGATTGCAGGGGAATTTGGGACATCCATACATAGCATATGGCGCTTAGATATCTTATTTTTTGAGTTTGGCGCTTAGTTATCTACTTATCTTTGTTTGCCCTTATAACTGGCTCCTCCCAAAAAATGGAGGTCTTTTTTTTATGGAAAAAATGGAGGTACTTGGTAAGAAAAGCCCAAACGCAGGTCTATGTGTATGCACCTCAAGGGCCGACCTAGAAATTTTGTGGAGTGGGATAAATCATTGGGGCGGGAGCACTTATTGTACAAATTTGAAGAATTTCCAAAAAATCTTTTAGGATGCAAACAATTCCTATTGAAATTTTAAAAATTAATTTGTGGCCTGGCACCCACTCAGCACTATATAGGTCCGCCCCTGATGCACCTGATGCTAGTTTTAAAAGGCCAATGATGAACCCGCATACAGTCACACAAaaagaggaagagagaggagtTGAGAATTTTGTTTTTCTTTGTTCTGAAAGGCCCACTCTTTTCCCAAAAAGGTTCTGAAAAAAAAGAGGGTCTGAGTTTAACATGTTTTTTTAGAATTCGGCCCACTCCTTATTCATCAGAAGTTTCAACAAAAAAAAAATCATGGAAGGCCCGGTAAAGCAAAAGGCCCACAAGGCCTCGCACTCTAAAAGTCCAGAAACCAATCGGGCATTCCCCAATCCGGCCGGCTGGACAGGTATGCTGCgatccctcgccgccgccgccgcgcgctcGCCGGCGGCCGCCGCGTGGCGGCGCCTCCTCCACCATGGCAGAGGCATCGGCGGAGGGGAGGAGGCGGAGAGCATGGCGTACCGCATGTCGATGCTGCGGGCTCCTCCTGTCGCGCGTAAGAAGGATATTGTCAGCTCCAACTCGTGCAGCCTCATCGGCCGCCTCAACGCGCCGGTGCGCCTGCACCGGAACAGCTCCGAGGAGGACCCGAAGGCTTACACCTTCCTCTGCGTTACGCCCTCTTCCGCGTCCTCGTCGACCTCTGCCAACTTCCAGTTACTGTTCCCTCTCATACTCCCCACCTCCCCCCACCCAAATAGGTCGCGGCTTTCTCTTGTTCATGCTCGCTGTTTTGGTGCAGAAGATCTTGATCTTTGCGGGGGAGAAAAAATGGTAGCCTTCATTACCATGTCTGATCGATTGGATTATATTCTGCTTTATATTACTATGTTCTTGCCTGGTTAACTGTATTTTGTAGATAGTAGTAATAAGTAATAACTATCTGTTGCTTCAACTGAGGATTATTGGTTCTAAACATGGTAGAAACATACAGCTTTGTGGTATTCTCGGGTTAGCACAAATGTCTACTGCAGTATCAAGCAGAAAAGTTTTCATTGTCCAATTGCGGTAGGCGTATTGTTCCATGTAGGCACAACAGAGTAACCTTCTTATATGAAAGAAAAGGAAACACAGGTGTATGAGTAGACTGTTGGACATTGTCATACCCAAGTTAGTAGGATGTACTTAACTTAGGTCCATCCTGTCAGGGAGCAAATTCAATGCTTGTGGTGGTAGAAACAGCGCAGGTAGAAAGTTGTATTTCCAAAATGTAATCTGCAAGGACTATATTAAGAGAGACATATTCATGCACGGTATCTTTTGGAGCTTGGGATGACTTACGTGCTTCACTCCGTCAAAAATTTGTGCAACTCTTGAGAGGTGAAACATAGAAGCACCTCGGGATGTAACTCTAGCTATATCCACCAAGCAAAACATTAATCTAATAGTACAAAGATCATGTTTTCATAGAGCCTGTAAACTTAATTACATCTTCGCAATGTTATATGATTGTTCCAACTCATGATTATTGTAATTTTGTGGTCTCAAATTTCTATCACCATACTTACAGTGTAAACAATTTGAACAGTGTGACATTGCAGATGAAGGGCGCTATGGCAAATGTGTGCCTGAAGCATTTGAAGTACAATGACCTTGTACATGTATCTGGTCTTCTGAACTCTTATCATAAAGTCAGTGGAACTGGTGAAAAGTATATGTGCTATAAGGTTAGTCAGTTGTTGAGCGATTGCAACTTCTTACGAACAGATGATGCTGTACCATTCTGAGATATACAGCTTTCTTCTAGAGATCATTTAGAAGATCGGTTTGGTGCTCTTACCATTAGTGGTCCTGTCCTAGCCCTGATTTTATGTTACCACATCCTTCCTCTTGTGTATACTTGTGTAGTCGTAGTTACTTCCACTATCTTTGACCATATACGACGCATACAAAATTGTTTCTACTTCAATAACTACAAAATATGTTACTCCCTCTGATCCAAATTAATTGTCGTAGCTTTAGTACAGACTTGTACTAAAACTGCGACAATTaatttggatcggagggagtaacAATTGTTTCCCTGTGTTGCTATGTGTTATTGTTGGTCTTGAAAATACTTTTGTATGCTTTGTATCGTCTATACTTTCCTAATACGAAATCCATTATTCCATAGATCCACGTCAAGGAACTGAATTACGTTCATGATCCCAAGAAGCCTAGGAATGATAAAGACTCGGTAGATCCGGCATCAACACCATCTGCGGATAGTATGTACTTCTCAGTTGACTTTGTTCATTCCTGTTCTGTATTGTAGTCCTTTTGTCTCTTATCTAATCTCTTACTGTCTTCTGTTGTATCAATTAGGTCAAACACTTGAAGAAATCAAGTACAGAGAAAGGCTTCGTCTGTGGCAGGTCTTCTTTGCCAGCCCTTACGAGTGGTGGGATAACCGGCAATACAAACCATATGCCAGTTGCCCTGATTTTAAGCACAAGGACACCCGTGAGCAGCTATGGCTTCATCCAGATGACCCTCCTTGGGTAAGAAAGCAGCTCGAATTGATTGACCAGCAAACAGCAGAGAGTGGTCGCAGGGATGGCAGAGGGCGCTTGACAAACCCAAGATGGAACGCTCAAGCCTTCAACTACTCTGACGAATGTGACGATGATGAGCAGGACACACAAAGGCAGGCGAATGGATGACTGAATTCTGCAAGATGACTGATAAGGCGGGTCTCCTGCACTGATTATGCTTGACTGTAAAACTGAATggaagtgtgtgtgtgtatagATGGTAGAGAACTCAATCGCATGACTCGTCGGACTATGGGATTTGGTCCTTGTGTGCAAATGCTGAATAGTGTGGGTTGTAACTCGTGTGCATTCAGTGCTGCAATGGAGGGAATCTGGACATCCGATGCACTTTATTAACTCTTAGCTAGTAATGTTTATCCAGAACAATAATATACGCTAACAGCTAATTGCTATATGAAATTGCATGATAGCAAACTGTTCCCTTGGTCTGTATCCACTGAGGGTTGCTGTTATTTGCTTCAGAGAAAGCTGAAAAACCATCTAGAGGACTGCTGGGTCTCTGTATCTCTTGAAAACAGTCTCAATGTCATCAAGAACTTGTGGCGGCAGAGGCCGTGGAGCGCTGGTGAACGCTTCGATGTTCTCCTTCAGCTGATCCATGGTGGTCGCTCCGATGATGGTGCTAGCTGTGAATGGGCGGTCACGGACGAAGCCCAGGGCAAGCTGGACCGGAGTTAGCCCATGCTTCTTCGCGACCTTGAGGTATTCCTTCGTTGCTTCCTGTCAAAACAACACAAGAAAATTATTTGCACATAATTTCGAATGGCaatatactactccctctgtaaacacACAAATGTAAGACGTTTTAGGTCACTATAAGAGGGAGTACTTGGTTGTAGTGGTccagagtgtgtgtgtgtgtacctTAGCCAGAGGGGCGTTGTAGCGCTGCATGTATCCAGGGAAGAGATTTAGCCTGAAACTCTTGCTGTTGCCACAGCTATCATCCAGATACTTTCCGGTCAGAACACCGCTGCCGAGCGGGGAGTAGGCGAGCAGCCCAATGTTGCAGTTGTTTGGGTGGCAAACCTCAGCAAGATCAACTGCGACAAAACAAAGCGTGCAGACTCCATTATACCATAGGGTTCAAGTGACTGAAAATGAATAGATCTTGGTCGACATCTCTGCTTCACCTTCGAAGCTGCATCTCACAAGTAGACTGTAACCGTTCTGGATGCTCACAATCTTCGGAAGTCCATGAAGCTTTGCAGCCTGTACAAACCGCATTACCCCGTACGAGGTTTCATTGGAAACGCCGATGTATCGTACCTATATTAGAAGAGACCAACAGGGAATTATATACTGGTCTGCGGTTACCAATCTGCTATCTTTGGCTGTCTTCTGCATATTCAAAATGTGCGCCCATGAACGCATCAATCATATATGGTCATAATCTAGAATAAATCTAGGCTATTATTACAATAAAAAATACACATGTTTTTTTATAAAAGTGCAAAATACATGCACCAAATCCTAGGGGAAGATGAATCCATACTAAGGTTGTGTTCAGTTAATTATTTTGttgtttcaaaaaaaaagtaTTACCTTTCCTTCATCAATTAGTTCCTGAAGAGCTTTCAACTGATCCTCAAATGGGACGCTTGGCCTCCATTTAGTTGAATCATAACTGAATTCGCCATATAGTGCCACATACCTATCTGGCCTGAAGACATGAAGCAAACCTTTGGAGCTAAGGTTGTCTTTTTTTCAAGTAAAATAATAATGAAAACATATTAGTACTACAAACAAAATAATATCCTACCTGAAAAAATTGTATGTGAATAATGAAAGAACTAACACAATTATGCTTAAATGAAGGATGTGTGCTGAAAACAGTCTATATAAGACGACAAAAAGACTCCCAAAGGATGGAAAATAGAACTCAGATGTACAATTTTCCAAGTTATATAAGGAAATGCAAAGTATGCAATATGATTGTGTATGGATCAATCTGGAACAAGATGTGGAAGTTATTCTGATCAAGAATAATCTTCAAAATAAACACTTACCAGTGTATGTGAAGCAAATCAATGTAGTCTGTAGATAAGCGTGAAAGGCTCTTTTCGACACTTTCCTTTATATTTGGAGCATCAACACGCACCATTTCTGCATTGTCCCGAAGAAAAGTGCGATCTGAATAACCAGAAACTTTGGTGGCCAAAATTACCTGGTCAGAAACAGAATATAAATTGGGCAGGTGCCGTGTTTCAGTGACACCATTCAAACATGCTATCTGAAGAGGAAATCAGGGGACTACAAATGGATTCGGAAACTACAAACAAATTATAAGGCTGTTCTAGGTTGTTTTAGGTTACTTTATCTCGTGGCTTGGATTTCATCCACCTGCCTACATATAGATCAGTCCTCCCTTGAGTCTCCTCCTTGGGTTGAATTGGGTactaaaaggcaatgaaaatattTCAATTACAATTGGGATCAACTTCAGAAAATGAGACAGTGGTTGAAGGGAAGCAAGGAATGTCGACTGACAATTTCTGCGGTGTCGAGTATGTTGATGCCCTGATCAAAAGAATAAGATAGCATATCATGTGATTCCTTCTCTGTGCTTTGTTCTCCAAAGGTCATCTAAAAGAAGTAATATTCAGACTAGGATGTAAAGAGAAATGTGACAACAACGACAACATTAGAAACATGATAGTTCAACTATGCACATACTGTTCCAAGAGTTATCTCGCTGATAAGGAGATCTGAATCTCCCAGCTTCCTGTACTGCAACTTCGCCGGTTCCTGCGCGGACCGAACTCGGCTGCGGACGCGTCTCCGGTGCCATCGTCGGGACTGTCGGGCACCCAACCCTGATAAGTCATTTCCAGAGGATGAGGAGATTGCCGCAAACGAGGATAGCATCATTTGTCGCGTATATACTGTTGTCGAATTTTTTGTTGTTGCATACACTCAAACCCCTGTTCTTGCACATTCCAACAAACACATCAAGAAGCAAAAAAACACCAGTATGCAGCCACTTTTGTCTGCCAGATGTTTGGAAGTTTGAAAGAAATACCCTGGTCTCTCTTGTGCCGCCTTCTTGGCCAACACAGCTCTTCAGTTCACCGGCGAACTAGAGACCGAAGCACGGGACGAGGGAGGGAGGGGAGGAGAGCTCGCGAATGGAGGGAGAGGGGCGCAGGTGGGGCGAAAATACTAGGAAGCCAGCGGACGGCGGAGGTTGATCCGGACGGCGGTCTTCGTCAAACGTTGTTTTGCGGGGTTGATGCAGACGGCGGCCAGCGACAGGGCAAATTTGTGGCGAAGATCCATGAAGGAAAAGACGGTCATCGGTCACCGTCTGAGCAGGACGAGAAGGCACCAACAAAAATGGGAGTGTGGCTGTAGCCCTGAAAAACGTATGTCGGCTCCTTCAGAACCGCACGAGCACCCACACGTACTAAACGAGCAGCAATGGATCATCGTTCATGGATCCTTCATTCAAGTCGATCGCTCGGTCCTCAAGGATGGTAACAAAGCACATCGTTTTCTTACAGGCCATGCGCACCTTTTCTTTGGAAAAATATCCGACGCATGTGCGGGGGAGTATAAAATTTCATCAAAAATACGAAGCACCTCAACCATAATAAAAGCTACATCGAGGTCAGTAGACTGTTGAACGGCTTTTACAGCCATCAACGTGCACAGCTTACGTGTGATTTTTAGGCATTTTCGGGTGCAAATGAACACACAGATCACGTTGTGAATGAATGGTGAAGTAGGGCTGAGCAGGTGCGTGCTCATCAATCTCAAGATGTTGTGCCGACCCAACATCTCGAAGGTGCATGTAGGAATAGTGTGTGCGTATGCGTGTTCATGGGGTGTGCATGAGCATCTGTCATTGTATTGTACAGTGTTCAGAGAAAAAAAACTGAACCAAGGTTCTGTTTTATTATCCCTTATATATGTTCTGCGCGATTTCCTTGATTATCTCAACTTTCCTGGTTTGCCCCTGCGAGCTGCCTCTTATCTCTTCGCATGCGTGTGTATTTTAAATTTTAAAGCCCTATGATTGAGAAATACAGGGATTATTTACACGGACACACGGCGCGTACGCCTCAAATACCAACTCGCACGCCACGTTTCCTTCgacacacacaaaaaaaaactCGCACGTCACGTCGATTTAGGTTTCCAGAGTAAACTCGCGCGTGTGGCGGAAAGAAAAGAGTTAGGGTAAAGCCTCGCTCGTCGCCGTCTCTCTTCCCCCAATGGCACAGCGGATCTCCTCGACGCCGTGCGACGCGTCCGGCTGCGAGGCGGCGCCGCTGCTGGACGTCGAGAAGGGCGTACCCGAAGAACACGGCACGGCGTCGCCGGCGGACGATGGGGGCGTGGAAACGTCCGGCTGCCGGCGCTTTTTCCAGGTAACTAACCACGAAGCCCCCCCACAAAAAATAGCAAGTCGTGATGCGTTCGATGTGCTACCTGAAACTGAATTTGCCCGGTGTGTATATAACTAACTGAATTCTGCAGGGGTTCTTGGCCGTTGTGTGGCTGTTCATGGTGAATCAGATGAGGAAAGATTATAGCGCCTGCGATAATGCCGAAACGAGACCGGTCATGGCGCTTCTGATGGTAGTGATCGCCTTTACTGTTGCCAACGTGTTTCACTTGATCAGCACACAGCCTGCGTATCCTCCGGCATAATCTACCTCCGTGTTTCACTGATTTATTTGGTAGCCCGCTTTTACCTGAAGTACTTGTTCGATAAATAAGTGCACATTATAAAAAAAATTATGACACATTATGGAGTGGGGTAAAAAAAATGCAGTGAAAAGGTGCAATCCATCATCTTTCTCCTTTTTAACTACCTCAACCTCGGTGAGTTAAGTACATGTATGAAGTGAGTAAACCATGTGTTAAATGTTATTGATCTTGATTACTGTGTGATGTGAGATCAATTTTTTCTACTTTAGAGCAAGTATAATAGGTCCTAGTTAGCAGACTATAAGATGTTCCACGTCAGCAAAATCTTACctggagaaaagagaaaataaaagagaaaggAGCCGGCGCTTCATCAAGCGCCCGGCAATAGCACAAGCTTCGATGAAATGGAGCTGCATGCAGCCTGCGCAAGGACTAAAGGCAGGTGCCAGCCAATCACTATGCCCTTCGTTGCATCTCTCGCCACGGAAgcactaagagcatctccagccgttggccttTCAGGGAGCGCCTAAAATCACCCcctgggggtgagccggcgcaaaaaCTCGGCCTAGGGCCGAGTTGGTCCCCAGTCGCTGTCTCCATGCGcgtttaaaaaaaataaaaaatatagcAAAGTTCAAAGTTTGGCGAAGTTCGGTATATATTACATTTAAAAAGCGGGTTTTTATTACATAATATATATAATTAAAAAAGAACTGGTTAAAATCGGAGTAGTCGCCatcgtcgccgccgtcgtcgtcgtccggcttctcctccttgacgcggccGTCCCTGGTGGACCCTTGACCGGCGTCGCCTATgcgggctggcggcggcggcgcggcgtcgtcgtcgctgtcctcGATGACGACGATTCCTCCCTCGGCGCGGCCCCGGTGGCGCTGTGCGAATCGCCGCAGGGCGACGCACTGGCGCTCCCTCGCCATCTTCAGGG encodes:
- the LOC125550658 gene encoding protein OSB1, mitochondrial-like, whose amino-acid sequence is MLRSLAAAAARSPAAAAWRRLLHHGRGIGGGEEAESMAYRMSMLRAPPVARKKDIVSSNSCSLIGRLNAPVRLHRNSSEEDPKAYTFLCVTPSSASSSTSANFHVTLQMKGAMANVCLKHLKYNDLVHVSGLLNSYHKVSGTGEKYMCYKIHVKELNYVHDPKKPRNDKDSVDPASTPSADSQTLEEIKYRERLRLWQVFFASPYEWWDNRQYKPYASCPDFKHKDTREQLWLHPDDPPWVRKQLELIDQQTAESGRRDGRGRLTNPRWNAQAFNYSDECDDDEQDTQRQANG
- the LOC125550657 gene encoding protein tas-like isoform X2, with translation MMLSSFAAISSSSGNDLSGLGARQSRRWHRRRVRSRVRSAQEPAKLQYRKLGDSDLLISEITLGTGINILDTAEIYPIQPKEETQGRTDLYVGRWMKSKPRDKVILATKVSGYSDRTFLRDNAEMVRVDAPNIKESVEKSLSRLSTDYIDLLHIHWPDRYVALYGEFSYDSTKWRPSVPFEDQLKALQELIDEGKVRYIGVSNETSYGVMRFVQAAKLHGLPKIVSIQNGYSLLVRCSFEVDLAEVCHPNNCNIGLLAYSPLGSGVLTGKYLDDSCGNSKSFRLNLFPGYMQRYNAPLAKEATKEYLKVAKKHGLTPVQLALGFVRDRPFTASTIIGATTMDQLKENIEAFTSAPRPLPPQVLDDIETVFKRYRDPAVL
- the LOC125550657 gene encoding protein tas-like isoform X1; this translates as MMLSSFAAISSSSGNDLSGLGARQSRRWHRRRVRSRVRSAQEPAKLQYRKLGDSDLLISEITLGTMTFGEQSTEKESHDMLSYSFDQGINILDTAEIYPIQPKEETQGRTDLYVGRWMKSKPRDKVILATKVSGYSDRTFLRDNAEMVRVDAPNIKESVEKSLSRLSTDYIDLLHIHWPDRYVALYGEFSYDSTKWRPSVPFEDQLKALQELIDEGKVRYIGVSNETSYGVMRFVQAAKLHGLPKIVSIQNGYSLLVRCSFEVDLAEVCHPNNCNIGLLAYSPLGSGVLTGKYLDDSCGNSKSFRLNLFPGYMQRYNAPLAKEATKEYLKVAKKHGLTPVQLALGFVRDRPFTASTIIGATTMDQLKENIEAFTSAPRPLPPQVLDDIETVFKRYRDPAVL
- the LOC125550659 gene encoding uncharacterized protein LOC125550659, yielding MAQRISSTPCDASGCEAAPLLDVEKGVPEEHGTASPADDGGVETSGCRRFFQGFLAVVWLFMVNQMRKDYSACDNAETRPVMALLMVVIAFTVANVFHLISTQPAYPPA